The Euphorbia lathyris chromosome 8, ddEupLath1.1, whole genome shotgun sequence genome has a window encoding:
- the LOC136202867 gene encoding pectinesterase/pectinesterase inhibitor PPE8B-like, whose protein sequence is MSRFLVFFPIFLALFASFTSSSSSTNNFFQNECLKVPVPEFIDSLQFTIGIIRDVTSTISNFGTFFGDLRLSNAINDCLDLMDFSADELSWSISASQNPKGKNNSTGDMGSDLKTWLSAALVNQDTCIDGFEGTNGILKGIVSSGLNQITSLVQELLSKVDSKPNSNTNTSSKKGKFPPWFKRGDRKMLVINGVTPNVVVAADGSGNFSSIMEAIKAAPDYSLSRHVIYVKKGVYKENVEIKKKKWNLMMIGDGMGVTVVSGNRNFIDSWTTFRSATFAVSGRGFIARDITFENTSGPEKHQAVALRSDSDLSVFYRCEMKGYQDTLYTHTMRQFYRECKISGTVDFIFGDATAVFQNCQILAKKGLPNQKNTITAHGRKDPNQPTGYSIQFCNITADTDLLPVANTTYTFLGRPWKNFSRSVFMQSYMSDAIRPEGWLEWNGDMYLDTLYYGEYLNYGPGAGQGKRVKWPGYHIFNTSNQANNFTVSQFIEGNLWLPSTGVRFTAGLDV, encoded by the exons ATGTCAAGATTCCTTGTTTTCTTTCCTATTTTTCTTGCTCTTTTTGCCTCCTTtacttcctcttcttcttctactaATAATTTTTTCCAAAATGAATGCCTGAAAGTCCCCGTCCCTGAATTTATCGACTCTTTGCAATTCACAATCGGTATTATACGAGATGTTACTTCAACCATCTCGAATTTCGGTACCTTCTTCGGCGATCTTCGTCTCAGTAATGCCATAAATGATTGCCTTGACTTGATGGATTTCTCTGCCGATGAGTTGAGCTGGTCCATCTCTGCCTCTCAGAATCCTAAGG GTAAGAATAACAGTACAGGTGATATGGGTTCAGATTTAAAGACATGGTTAAGTGCTGCACTAGTTAACCAAGACACATGCATTGATGGATTTGAAGGCACTAATGGTATTCTTAAAGGCATAGTTTCAAGTGGTTTAAACCAGATCACTTCACTAGTCCAAGAACTTCTAAGCAAAGTGGACTCAAAACCCAATTCTAACACAAACACAAGCAGCAAAAAGGGGAAATTTCCTCCCTGGTTTAAGCGTGGGGATCGTAAAATGTTAGTGATTAATGGAGTGACTCCTAATGTTGTAGTAGCAGCAGATGGGAGTGGGAATTTCAGCAGCATAATGGAAGCAATAAAAGCAGCTCCAGATTATAGCTTGAGTCGGCATGTGATATATGTGAAGAAGGGTGTGTATAAGGAAAATGTGGAGattaagaagaagaaatggaatCTTATGATGATTGGCGACGGAATGGGTGTCACTGTGGTGTCTGGTAACCGGAATTTTATTGATAGTTGGACCACTTTTCGATCAGCAACATTTG CTGTAAGTGGGAGAGGATTCATAGCCCGAGACATAACGTTCGAGAACACATCAGGACCCGAGAAGCATCAAGCAGTCGCTCTCCGGTCCGATTCAGACTTATCCGTCTTCTACCGGTGCGAAATGAAAGGGTACCAAGACACATTATATACTCACACAATGCGACAATTCTACCGCGAATGCAAAATCAGCGGGACAGTTGATTTCATATTTGGTGATGCAACAGCAGTTTTCCAAAACTGCCAGATACTAGCCAAGAAAGGATTGCCAAATCAGAAGAACACAATAACAGCACACGGCCGAAAAGATCCAAACCAACCCACCGGATACTCCATCCAATTCTGCAACATAACGGCCGATACCGACCTATTACCGGTTGCAAACACCACATATACATTCCTTGGGAGACCATGGAAAAACTTTTCAAGAAGTGTGTTTATGCAGTCTTATATGAGTGATGCTATTAGGCCTGAAGGATGGCTTGAATGGAATGGGGATATGTATTTGGATACTTTGTATTATGGGGAGTATTTGAATTATGGGCCAGGAGCTGGACAAGGGAAGAGGGTTAAATGGCCTGGATATCACATTTTTAATACTTCAAATCAGGCTAATAATTTCACAGTGTCCCAATTTATTGAAGGGAACTTATGGTTGCCTTCAACAGGAGTCAGATTTACTGCAGGATTAGATGTCTAA